Proteins from a single region of Macaca fascicularis isolate 582-1 chromosome 5, T2T-MFA8v1.1:
- the LOC107129735 gene encoding small ribosomal subunit protein eS12-like, with translation MAEEGIAAGGVMAINTALPEVLKTALIHHGLACGIREAAKGLDKHQTHLCVLASNCDEPMYVKLVEALCAEHQINLINVDDNKKLEERVGLCTIGREGKPHKVVGCSCVVVKDYGKESQAKDVIEEYFKCKK, from the coding sequence ATGGCCGAGGAAGGCATTGCTGCTGGAGGTGTAATGGCCATTAATACTGCTTTACCAGAGGTGCTGAAGACCGCCCTCATCCACCATGGCCTAGCATGTGGAATTCGCGAAGCTGCCAAAGGATTAGACAAGCACCAAACCCACCTTTGTGTGCTTGCATCCAACTGTGATGAGCCTATGTATGTCAAGTTGGTGGAGGCCCTTTGTGCTGAACACCAAATTAACCTAATTAATGTGGATGACAACAAGAAACTAGAGGAAAGGGTAGGCCTCTGTACAATTGGCAGAGAGGGGAAACCCCATAAAGTGGTTGGCTGCAGTTGTGTAGTAGTTAAGGACTATGGCAAGGAGTCTCAGGCCAAGGATGTCATCGAAGAGTACTTCAAAtgcaagaaatga